In Spirosoma aureum, a single genomic region encodes these proteins:
- a CDS encoding serine hydrolase: MALLPYRPIGLTVILLCLSGLGVVAVCQSRATKLDQLRQQINQELAKQSGVFAVAFKDLGTGQELFIREHDVFHAASTMKTPVMIEVYKQVAQKRLSLSDSIPIKTEFKSIVDGSPYSLKAQTDSDTNIYKEVGTKRTLVSLVYDMIILSSNLATNLVIEQADAQKVTQTMRELGAKDIQVRRGVEDSKAFEQGLNNTTTAYDLMVIFEKIATGQAVNPEASKAMINILLDQRFTSKIPAKLPKEVKVAHKTGSIKGVSHDSGIVFLPDGRQYVLVLLSKDLKNDQAAEDTLATVSELIYQYVKG; encoded by the coding sequence ATGGCGCTTTTACCTTACCGGCCTATCGGGCTGACGGTTATTTTATTGTGTTTGTCGGGCTTGGGAGTAGTTGCTGTTTGCCAGTCCAGAGCAACAAAACTCGATCAGTTGCGGCAGCAAATCAATCAGGAGCTGGCGAAGCAGAGTGGTGTCTTTGCCGTTGCTTTTAAAGACTTAGGTACGGGGCAAGAGCTGTTCATTCGGGAACATGATGTCTTTCATGCCGCTAGTACCATGAAAACACCCGTCATGATTGAGGTGTATAAGCAAGTGGCCCAGAAACGGCTGTCGTTATCTGACTCTATCCCCATAAAAACCGAGTTTAAAAGTATTGTCGATGGGAGTCCGTATAGCCTGAAGGCGCAGACGGATAGTGATACCAATATTTATAAGGAAGTTGGAACGAAACGGACGCTGGTGTCGCTGGTTTACGACATGATTATTCTGAGCAGCAACCTGGCGACAAACCTGGTTATTGAACAGGCAGATGCCCAAAAAGTAACGCAAACGATGCGTGAATTGGGGGCAAAAGACATACAGGTCCGGCGCGGTGTTGAAGATTCGAAAGCCTTTGAGCAGGGGCTTAACAACACAACAACTGCTTACGATTTAATGGTGATTTTTGAGAAAATTGCTACCGGGCAGGCAGTCAATCCGGAAGCGTCAAAAGCAATGATTAACATATTGCTCGACCAGCGCTTTACGTCGAAAATCCCGGCCAAACTACCGAAAGAGGTCAAGGTTGCGCACAAGACTGGCTCCATCAAGGGCGTTTCCCACGACTCGGGCATTGTTTTCCTGCCCGATGGCCGCCAATATGTCCTGGTTCTTTTATCGAAAGATCTCAAAAACGATCAGGCGGCCGAAGATACCCTGGCAACGGTTTCGGAGTTGATTTATCAATATGTGAAAGGGTAG
- the bla gene encoding subclass B1 metallo-beta-lactamase, whose translation MRYLCFALISFLIGQSLFAQSPEFRVESIKPSIYVHTSYMLYSGQPFPSNGLVIETKKGVVLVDTPWDTLQTRQLLDWISTNLKRPVLLAIITHAHDDRLAGTELLRRQGTRVICTPLTARLAKAKNHPVPDAILPNDTTLYIGGVRIETYFPGPGHSPDNIVVWLPKQKLLFGGCLVKSVEASGLGNIADADLSEWPATIRRVHERFPKIDLLVPGHQSWKTNDTSIAIPFGHPALQRTINLLDRKGG comes from the coding sequence ATGCGGTATTTATGTTTTGCGCTGATCAGTTTCCTGATTGGACAATCCCTCTTCGCTCAATCGCCAGAGTTCCGGGTCGAATCGATCAAGCCCTCCATTTACGTTCACACGTCCTACATGCTGTATAGTGGCCAGCCTTTTCCGTCAAATGGCTTGGTCATTGAAACGAAAAAAGGCGTTGTTCTGGTCGATACACCCTGGGATACGCTCCAGACACGCCAGCTTCTCGACTGGATCAGTACCAACCTGAAACGACCCGTCTTATTAGCTATCATTACTCATGCTCATGATGATCGGCTGGCCGGTACAGAACTGCTACGGCGGCAAGGTACCAGAGTGATTTGCACACCTTTAACGGCCAGACTGGCCAAAGCGAAAAACCATCCGGTCCCTGACGCCATTTTACCGAATGATACCACGCTGTACATAGGTGGCGTACGAATTGAAACCTACTTTCCGGGCCCCGGCCATTCTCCCGATAATATCGTCGTGTGGTTACCGAAACAGAAACTTCTCTTCGGGGGGTGTTTGGTTAAAAGCGTTGAAGCCAGTGGATTAGGCAATATTGCCGACGCCGATCTAAGCGAATGGCCTGCGACAATCCGTCGCGTACACGAACGCTTTCCCAAGATCGACCTACTCGTTCCGGGGCATCAAAGCTGGAAAACAAACGATACGTCGATCGCAATTCCATTCGGTCATCCGGCCTTGCAGCGTACAATAAATCTATTGGACCGTAAAGGCGGTTGA
- a CDS encoding cyclase family protein, which yields MQKRVKFDFELYFTNGGSLKGEDFRLDLEGEDISEQALIDYIIADLCLLMVGKAKILNKEILTEAHKRASIREAKQSRLIDLSHTIEDGLVTYKGLPAPIICDYLSRETSRQFYEAGTEFQIGKIEMVTNTGTYIDCPFHRYEQGKDLSEVGLEAFTDLDGTVIHVPYTETLAVTESHLQNYEIRNRAVLIRTGWDQFWNTETYYENHPFLTAGAATYLRDCGVKLVGIDSHNIDDTRGKSRPVHTTLLGADILIVEHLCNLSLLPTDGFTFSAAPPKFKGVGTFPVRALAKLN from the coding sequence ATGCAAAAGCGGGTCAAATTCGATTTTGAGTTATATTTCACCAATGGTGGCAGCCTAAAGGGAGAAGACTTTCGATTAGATCTTGAAGGCGAAGACATTTCAGAGCAGGCTTTAATTGACTATATCATTGCCGATCTCTGCCTATTGATGGTCGGCAAGGCCAAGATTCTCAACAAAGAAATCCTGACGGAAGCCCACAAAAGAGCCTCCATTCGTGAAGCGAAACAAAGCCGGTTGATCGATCTGAGCCACACCATCGAAGACGGGCTTGTCACCTACAAAGGTCTTCCGGCCCCCATTATCTGCGACTACCTGAGCCGTGAGACCTCCCGGCAGTTTTATGAAGCGGGTACCGAATTTCAGATTGGCAAGATTGAGATGGTTACCAATACCGGTACGTATATAGATTGTCCTTTTCATCGGTATGAACAGGGCAAAGACCTATCAGAAGTGGGGCTGGAAGCGTTTACGGATTTAGATGGCACCGTTATTCATGTTCCTTATACCGAAACGTTGGCCGTCACAGAGAGCCATTTACAAAACTATGAAATCAGAAATCGCGCCGTTCTGATACGTACCGGCTGGGATCAATTCTGGAATACCGAAACTTATTACGAAAACCACCCATTCCTGACGGCTGGGGCCGCTACATATCTGCGTGATTGTGGTGTAAAGCTGGTTGGTATTGACTCACACAATATTGACGATACACGTGGTAAAAGCCGTCCAGTACATACTACTTTACTGGGTGCCGACATTTTAATTGTCGAGCACCTCTGTAACTTATCGTTGCTGCCAACCGACGGCTTTACGTTTAGTGCTGCCCCGCCAAAATTTAAAGGCGTCGGTACATTTCCGGTGCGGGCTCTGGCTAAGCTTAACTGA
- a CDS encoding DinB family protein: MDHYKSLIEYNIQSNQRVLAQLRDFPQPDFEKELGGSFPSLKLTIRHLLESDWLWLKRWQGEPLAMLPAHWITNSVEEIQAIWEPIQDDIESYFSICLPDQLERSVRFTTKKGDTYALLLWQTINHVVNHGTYHRGQITNMVRMLGYQPVVTELFLFFNENNRVEQSNTLS; this comes from the coding sequence ATGGATCACTACAAAAGTTTAATTGAGTACAATATCCAGTCAAACCAACGTGTTTTAGCTCAATTACGGGATTTCCCTCAGCCTGATTTTGAGAAAGAACTGGGTGGCAGTTTTCCTTCGCTAAAGTTAACCATTCGGCATTTACTTGAATCAGACTGGCTTTGGCTCAAACGATGGCAAGGGGAGCCGTTGGCTATGCTTCCTGCTCATTGGATCACGAACTCCGTAGAAGAGATTCAGGCAATTTGGGAGCCAATTCAGGATGATATAGAGTCCTATTTTTCAATATGCCTGCCAGACCAACTGGAACGAAGCGTTCGGTTTACGACGAAAAAAGGCGATACCTACGCGCTCCTGCTGTGGCAAACAATTAATCATGTGGTTAACCACGGCACTTACCACCGGGGACAAATCACAAACATGGTCAGAATGTTGGGGTATCAGCCTGTAGTGACAGAACTGTTTCTCTTTTTCAACGAAAACAATCGAGTGGAGCAATCAAATACGCTCAGTTAG
- the thiL gene encoding thiamine-phosphate kinase → MTDLNTIGEFGLIERIRQATPAPKHADTVRGIGDDAAVFNWGDDYGLLATDMLVEGIHFDLMYVPLKHLGYKAVAVNVSDIAAMNGLPLQLTVSIGLSSRFPVEAVDELYEGIRMACEAYNVDLVGGDTTASRSGLIISISVLGKVPKDLITYRNTAQPNDVVCVTGDLGAAYLGLQLLEREKQVYLADPNMQPNLSEERSYLIQRQLRPDARTDIVHELRDLGIRPTAMIDISDGLASELLHICRQSGTGAVIFDENIPVDDQTHLAADEFKISPITAALNGGEDYELLFTVRPQEFDKLSTNARITAIGYLTANPDQVVLATKAGQQTPIRAQGWESLAKS, encoded by the coding sequence ATGACTGATCTTAATACCATTGGCGAATTTGGCCTGATTGAACGTATCCGACAGGCAACGCCAGCTCCGAAACACGCTGATACCGTTCGTGGTATCGGCGACGATGCGGCTGTTTTTAACTGGGGAGATGATTATGGCCTCCTGGCTACCGATATGCTCGTTGAGGGCATTCATTTCGACCTCATGTATGTTCCATTAAAACACCTGGGCTATAAAGCCGTAGCCGTTAATGTGTCAGACATTGCAGCGATGAATGGCCTGCCACTTCAGCTTACCGTATCTATTGGGCTGAGCAGCCGGTTTCCGGTCGAAGCTGTCGATGAATTATACGAAGGCATTCGAATGGCTTGTGAGGCCTATAATGTCGATTTAGTGGGTGGCGACACAACAGCCTCGCGGTCGGGGCTGATTATTTCGATATCGGTGCTGGGCAAAGTCCCTAAAGACCTGATTACTTATCGGAATACCGCTCAGCCTAATGATGTAGTCTGCGTTACCGGCGATCTGGGAGCGGCTTACCTAGGCCTTCAATTACTGGAACGAGAGAAGCAGGTTTACCTGGCCGATCCGAACATGCAGCCCAATTTATCGGAAGAACGGTCGTATCTGATCCAGCGTCAGCTCCGACCCGATGCCCGCACCGACATTGTTCATGAACTTCGCGATCTGGGCATTCGCCCCACGGCGATGATTGATATTTCGGACGGATTGGCGTCTGAGTTGCTTCACATCTGCCGACAATCAGGTACAGGTGCTGTTATTTTTGACGAAAACATCCCGGTTGATGATCAGACGCACTTAGCCGCTGATGAATTTAAAATCAGCCCGATCACGGCTGCCCTGAATGGTGGAGAGGATTATGAATTACTCTTCACAGTACGCCCACAGGAGTTTGACAAATTGTCGACCAACGCCCGAATAACGGCTATCGGCTACCTAACGGCCAATCCGGATCAGGTTGTTTTGGCGACCAAAGCAGGCCAGCAGACACCCATTCGTGCACAAGGCTGGGAGAGTTTAGCGAAGTCATAA
- a CDS encoding cytochrome b5 domain-containing protein, protein MSIDPLLPRNYTRAQLALRNGSDRDEIWCAYAGIIYDVSTSRLWRNGKHYEHWAGQDLTDELVDAPHADWVFAKFPVVGRLVY, encoded by the coding sequence ATGTCTATTGACCCGCTTTTACCAAGAAATTATACCCGAGCCCAACTGGCCCTTCGTAATGGTTCCGATCGTGATGAGATCTGGTGCGCCTATGCTGGTATTATCTACGACGTATCGACCTCACGACTCTGGCGAAACGGCAAACATTACGAACATTGGGCTGGTCAGGATCTGACCGACGAACTTGTCGATGCTCCACATGCTGACTGGGTGTTTGCTAAATTCCCAGTCGTCGGGCGTCTGGTCTATTAG
- a CDS encoding BadF/BadG/BcrA/BcrD ATPase family protein, with amino-acid sequence MNDILIADSGSTKTDWRLVSADGVTRAIQTNGFNPYYQTTEQIISTLQVQLLPELNDATITSAFFYGAGCSGPAVNYIISDALRAVLPDLAVVEVNSDMLGAARGAAGREPGIVCILGTGSNACCYDGHSISRSIQTLGFWLGDEGSGGYLGKTIVRDFFQERLPVHLKAAFQKRYALDRSTLLENAYQKPFPNRYFASFTPFLSEHIADAYIDRLVTDAFSLFLSTYVTGFPEADLQPVHFVGSIAHYFAEQLQKAVKQTGLTMGRILKAPATKLVDFHRQAV; translated from the coding sequence ATGAACGATATTCTTATTGCTGATAGCGGATCTACCAAAACCGATTGGCGACTTGTTAGCGCTGATGGGGTGACCCGCGCTATTCAAACGAACGGTTTTAATCCCTATTATCAAACGACAGAACAGATTATTAGTACGCTACAGGTTCAGTTGCTGCCTGAACTGAATGATGCGACCATAACGTCTGCCTTCTTCTATGGTGCGGGGTGCAGCGGCCCGGCCGTAAATTACATCATATCAGATGCCTTACGGGCAGTGCTTCCTGATCTGGCAGTCGTTGAGGTAAATAGTGATATGTTGGGTGCCGCACGAGGAGCAGCCGGGCGTGAGCCGGGAATCGTTTGTATTTTAGGAACCGGATCAAATGCCTGTTGCTATGATGGACACTCTATTTCGCGCAGTATTCAAACGCTGGGATTCTGGCTTGGCGACGAAGGGAGTGGTGGGTATTTGGGAAAAACCATTGTTCGGGATTTTTTTCAGGAGCGCCTACCGGTTCATTTGAAAGCTGCTTTTCAAAAACGGTATGCACTCGACCGCTCGACGCTGCTGGAAAATGCTTACCAAAAACCATTTCCGAATCGTTATTTCGCGTCGTTTACTCCGTTTCTGTCCGAGCATATCGCAGACGCCTATATCGACCGGCTGGTAACAGATGCTTTCTCTTTATTCCTGTCGACCTACGTAACTGGTTTTCCTGAAGCCGATCTGCAGCCGGTTCACTTTGTGGGATCAATTGCTCATTATTTTGCAGAACAATTGCAGAAAGCCGTCAAACAAACCGGTTTAACAATGGGTCGTATCCTAAAAGCACCTGCCACTAAGTTGGTTGATTTTCATAGGCAAGCTGTGTGA
- a CDS encoding ferredoxin--NADP reductase → MANRYFLKIKEVVRETPDAVTITFWHPLNEEVRYQPGQFLTFLLNINGQKVRRSYSMASSPHVDVSLAVSVKRVPGGLVSNYLYDHAKAGDILETLEPMGTFVPKLDTKNRRTLVLIGAGSGITPLFSMAKSALHVEPNSRIWLIYGNRSQETIIYKAHLDAMEQAYGSSRFRVTHVLSQPTHSWTGPEGRLNQHTITKLIDSLPYADRQNASFYLCGPDGMMAEARSALSLVGIPTDRVYKESYMTTPVAAGEVVEEPLAAGDDGAPEVTVLYEGSEYKFAVGPHQTILEAALDLDIDLPYSCQAGMCTACMGRCISGKVKLDEEDGLSESELKAGYVLTCVAHPVGRDVVIEIE, encoded by the coding sequence ATGGCAAATCGGTATTTTTTAAAAATAAAAGAGGTTGTTCGGGAAACGCCGGACGCTGTAACAATCACCTTCTGGCATCCGCTTAACGAAGAAGTACGCTATCAGCCGGGTCAGTTTTTGACGTTTCTGCTGAACATAAATGGACAGAAAGTAAGACGATCCTACTCCATGGCATCTTCTCCTCATGTCGATGTATCGCTGGCGGTGTCGGTGAAACGGGTGCCAGGTGGGTTGGTCTCCAATTATTTGTATGACCACGCCAAAGCGGGCGATATTCTCGAAACGCTGGAACCAATGGGCACCTTTGTGCCAAAACTGGACACCAAAAATCGACGGACTCTGGTTCTGATAGGAGCAGGAAGCGGTATTACACCGCTGTTTTCGATGGCTAAATCGGCACTGCACGTTGAGCCGAATAGCCGCATTTGGCTCATCTATGGCAACCGTAGTCAGGAAACGATTATTTACAAGGCACATCTGGACGCTATGGAACAGGCTTACGGTTCCTCGCGCTTTCGGGTGACGCATGTGCTAAGCCAGCCAACCCATAGCTGGACGGGTCCTGAAGGTCGTTTGAATCAGCATACGATTACGAAACTGATTGATTCGCTGCCGTATGCCGATCGTCAGAATGCGAGCTTTTATTTGTGCGGCCCCGATGGCATGATGGCCGAAGCCCGTTCTGCCTTATCGCTGGTTGGCATCCCCACCGATCGTGTCTATAAGGAAAGTTATATGACTACACCCGTTGCGGCTGGCGAGGTTGTCGAAGAGCCGTTGGCCGCTGGTGATGACGGTGCGCCTGAAGTTACGGTTCTGTATGAGGGCAGCGAGTATAAATTTGCCGTAGGGCCGCATCAGACCATTCTGGAAGCCGCTCTGGATCTGGATATTGACCTGCCTTATTCCTGTCAGGCGGGTATGTGTACGGCCTGTATGGGCCGCTGTATTTCGGGTAAAGTGAAATTAGACGAAGAAGATGGTCTGTCGGAATCCGAACTGAAAGCGGGCTATGTACTAACCTGCGTGGCTCACCCCGTTGGCAGAGATGTCGTGATTGAAATAGAGTAA
- a CDS encoding M56 family metallopeptidase: MNSITYHLSSPVIYALGWTLFHALWQGFALVLSTALLLHMLRSHTSVVRYRVGVLALLAQVVASVGTFGWYYKPIIPSTPTPDATLPMRSFAIHWQTVSQTLPWHKQIQFFLDAHLSQFVLIYLIGVALFGLRLTGGWLYLQHLSRTATQPVSDRWWELANRLRSTLLIRSIVHVRESARIAVPMVVGTIKPVLLLPIGLATNLSMREIEAVLAHELAHVKRHDYAVNLLQSVMEVLYFFHPAIWWLSARVREEREHCCDDLAVEACGGDGRTLAQALARVEELRLLQSSMTPSLAMALTTKRQLLLHRVRRMLGVPTRPVVSNGSLAGLTLATLLLVSASVYAIQQQPKPRHKQPQATRKHKIDGNSEYGMADSKKVSYVIWKGQKLPAARVARLQRQLDQVETGQLSLDNIPQTDRDILLTIIEKNNGFDSGMHALSEGLAHIDYDNIAVSTETGIEASLATLNKINYDNITNQALASLSQLQPLSDSLDRLRTLHQGQIDSLSRLMALQAKQMEALHRQMEKLRFPIEEFGRNQETLEWRKQRLLEERQRILDKRQHILNSSDDGKVKGDPAAIEKQLEQLEPEIKKQELGIGELDKQLEEAREKLETTRQPMEKLEREAEQLDRQMEKLSREMGRYSEGMARISLDDMDHSGFSYSRSTAPTRMFRAPRAPRAVRSRLATPAAPAAPSVRVSPVPAPAIAPVPSIAPAPARSATPRAVPKVAPAPKPNK; the protein is encoded by the coding sequence ATGAACAGCATCACTTATCATCTGTCGAGTCCAGTCATCTATGCGTTGGGCTGGACTCTATTCCACGCCCTCTGGCAGGGTTTCGCTCTGGTATTGTCTACAGCCCTACTATTGCATATGCTCCGTAGCCACACAAGTGTGGTCCGTTACCGGGTAGGCGTACTGGCACTGCTTGCTCAGGTAGTGGCCTCCGTTGGCACCTTTGGCTGGTACTATAAACCGATCATACCCAGCACGCCCACTCCTGACGCTACGTTGCCAATGCGATCATTTGCTATCCACTGGCAAACCGTATCGCAAACATTACCCTGGCATAAGCAGATTCAGTTCTTTCTTGATGCACACCTGAGTCAGTTTGTGTTGATTTATCTAATCGGCGTTGCCCTGTTTGGCCTACGTCTTACCGGCGGCTGGCTTTATTTGCAGCACCTCAGCCGAACCGCTACCCAACCCGTTTCAGATCGCTGGTGGGAGCTTGCCAATCGGCTTCGGTCAACGCTGCTTATCCGATCAATTGTGCACGTTCGTGAATCAGCCCGGATAGCTGTTCCTATGGTCGTTGGCACGATAAAACCCGTTTTGCTACTTCCTATCGGCCTGGCAACGAACCTGTCGATGCGTGAAATTGAAGCCGTGCTAGCTCATGAACTGGCGCATGTTAAACGGCATGATTATGCGGTAAATCTCCTACAGTCCGTTATGGAAGTACTTTATTTCTTCCATCCAGCCATCTGGTGGCTATCAGCGCGCGTACGGGAAGAACGGGAACACTGTTGCGATGATCTGGCGGTAGAGGCCTGTGGGGGCGATGGTCGCACGTTAGCACAGGCGCTGGCCCGCGTTGAAGAACTTCGGCTGTTACAATCGAGTATGACCCCTTCACTGGCAATGGCGTTGACCACAAAGCGTCAACTACTTCTTCACCGGGTTCGGCGCATGCTGGGTGTACCAACGCGCCCAGTTGTCTCAAACGGTAGTCTGGCGGGGTTAACGTTAGCCACACTTTTACTGGTCAGCGCATCGGTTTACGCCATCCAACAACAGCCTAAACCACGGCATAAGCAGCCACAGGCTACGCGTAAACATAAAATCGACGGCAATTCGGAGTACGGTATGGCCGATAGCAAGAAAGTCAGCTACGTAATCTGGAAAGGTCAGAAACTACCGGCAGCCCGCGTTGCCCGGCTGCAACGACAGCTCGATCAGGTTGAGACCGGCCAGCTTTCGCTCGACAATATTCCGCAGACAGATCGAGATATTCTGTTGACGATTATCGAGAAAAACAATGGGTTCGATTCGGGCATGCACGCGTTAAGCGAAGGCCTGGCTCATATCGATTATGATAACATTGCTGTTTCGACCGAGACTGGCATAGAGGCTTCACTAGCTACCCTCAATAAGATCAACTACGATAACATTACCAATCAGGCATTGGCTTCTTTATCGCAGTTGCAACCACTCTCCGATTCGCTCGATCGGCTGCGCACGTTGCACCAGGGCCAAATTGACAGCCTGAGTCGGCTCATGGCACTGCAAGCCAAACAAATGGAAGCCCTACACCGCCAAATGGAGAAGCTTCGGTTCCCGATTGAAGAGTTTGGGCGCAATCAGGAAACACTCGAATGGCGCAAACAACGACTCCTGGAAGAACGGCAGCGAATTCTTGACAAACGGCAGCACATCCTGAATTCATCCGATGATGGAAAGGTGAAAGGTGATCCGGCAGCTATTGAAAAGCAGCTTGAACAGCTCGAACCAGAAATAAAAAAACAGGAGCTTGGCATTGGCGAATTAGATAAACAGCTCGAAGAAGCCCGGGAAAAGCTGGAAACAACCCGGCAACCCATGGAAAAGCTGGAACGGGAAGCCGAACAGTTAGACCGACAAATGGAAAAGCTTTCCAGAGAAATGGGCAGATACAGTGAAGGTATGGCACGGATTTCCCTGGATGACATGGATCACAGCGGTTTTTCGTATAGTCGATCAACTGCCCCTACCCGGATGTTCCGGGCTCCGCGGGCACCAAGAGCAGTGCGTAGCCGTCTGGCAACACCCGCGGCTCCGGCTGCACCATCGGTCCGCGTATCGCCGGTGCCAGCACCCGCGATTGCACCCGTGCCCTCTATTGCCCCAGCACCGGCCCGGTCAGCTACTCCACGTGCTGTCCCTAAGGTTGCTCCGGCCCCGAAGCCCAATAAATAA
- a CDS encoding BlaI/MecI/CopY family transcriptional regulator, producing MKPTDAELEILHVLWASGPSTVRQVHEHLSQSRDIGYTTALKLMQIMYEKGLLSREEEPDRRPNRSHTYSAAVSEEDTQRGLVNRFVETAFRGSASKLVMQVLGQHKTSREELDEIKKLLNDLNRD from the coding sequence ATGAAGCCAACTGATGCTGAACTGGAAATCCTGCATGTACTCTGGGCCAGTGGTCCGAGCACTGTTCGTCAGGTTCACGAGCATTTGAGTCAGAGCCGTGATATTGGCTATACAACCGCTCTCAAACTCATGCAGATTATGTATGAGAAAGGTTTATTAAGCCGCGAAGAAGAACCCGACCGCCGACCGAACCGATCACACACCTATTCGGCGGCAGTCAGTGAAGAAGATACACAGCGGGGGCTTGTCAATCGCTTTGTTGAAACTGCATTTCGCGGATCGGCCTCCAAACTCGTCATGCAGGTATTGGGCCAGCACAAGACATCGCGCGAGGAGCTGGATGAAATTAAAAAATTACTTAATGATTTGAATCGGGATTGA
- a CDS encoding M3 family oligoendopeptidase, giving the protein MTPNETLPIPTRPARNFMGEDRFNDKTDLKSWDDVKPFYDELLNRPIENTGDLKQWLLDRSELESYLSENFAWRYIQMTCDTANEELVNRLNFFIAEIQPPMTAYGNDLDIKTINSPYLSQLTDDGYSVMVRGMKKAIEIFRDENIPLQTEIQTEERKYGAIAGAMTVVIDGREMTLPEASDLLQVTDRAVRENAWRTIWERRYQDHDALDQLFDRLRDLRHQVAVNAGFANFRDFSFAALGRFDYSPQDCFNFHESVADAVVPLLDRLAQERKQRLQVNPLRPWDTKVDVEGRAPLKPFETGAELLEKTITCFDRLDRSLGDDLRIMRAMGHLDLESRKGKAPGGYNYPLEEIGVPFIFMNATSSLRDLVTMVHEGGHAVHSFLTRELPLKAFRNPPMEVAELASMSMELLSMDHWDVFFTNPDELRRAKLQHLESIIETLPWVATIDKFQHWIYENPTHTTADRRENWLTIYEKFADNVVDWSGLEKLKEYVWQRQLHLYEVPFYYIEYGIAQLGAIGVWRNYRRDPEAGLAGYKNALSLGYKAPIREIYAAANVPFDFSREHIRELMEFVWEEIETLKK; this is encoded by the coding sequence ATGACCCCAAACGAAACCTTGCCGATTCCAACTCGTCCAGCGCGTAATTTCATGGGCGAAGACCGCTTTAATGATAAAACAGATCTGAAGAGCTGGGACGACGTAAAGCCATTTTATGATGAACTGCTGAACCGGCCTATCGAAAATACTGGCGATCTGAAGCAGTGGCTGCTCGATCGGAGTGAGTTAGAATCGTATTTGTCCGAAAATTTTGCGTGGCGTTATATTCAGATGACCTGCGATACGGCTAATGAAGAACTAGTGAACCGACTCAACTTCTTTATAGCTGAAATTCAGCCCCCTATGACGGCCTATGGAAATGATCTTGACATCAAAACCATTAACAGTCCGTATTTGAGCCAACTGACTGATGACGGGTATTCCGTAATGGTACGTGGCATGAAAAAAGCCATTGAAATCTTTCGGGATGAAAATATTCCGCTTCAAACGGAGATTCAGACCGAAGAGCGGAAATATGGCGCCATTGCCGGCGCTATGACCGTTGTCATCGATGGACGTGAAATGACGCTGCCGGAAGCCAGTGATCTGCTTCAGGTGACTGATCGGGCCGTTCGGGAGAATGCTTGGCGTACGATTTGGGAACGACGCTATCAGGATCATGATGCCCTTGACCAGCTTTTCGACCGGCTCCGTGATCTACGCCATCAGGTAGCGGTTAATGCCGGATTTGCCAATTTTCGTGACTTTTCGTTTGCAGCCCTGGGCCGATTCGACTATTCGCCCCAGGATTGCTTTAATTTTCATGAGTCAGTCGCTGATGCGGTTGTGCCACTTTTGGATCGATTGGCTCAAGAACGGAAACAGCGGCTCCAGGTTAACCCACTGCGTCCGTGGGATACAAAAGTAGATGTAGAAGGTCGTGCACCACTAAAACCATTTGAAACGGGTGCTGAGCTGCTCGAAAAAACAATTACCTGTTTTGATCGGCTCGATCGGTCGCTGGGCGACGATTTGCGTATTATGCGGGCAATGGGCCACCTCGATCTGGAGTCGAGGAAGGGAAAAGCGCCTGGCGGCTATAATTATCCCCTCGAAGAAATCGGTGTGCCGTTTATTTTCATGAACGCAACATCGAGCCTACGCGATCTGGTTACTATGGTTCACGAGGGAGGGCACGCCGTTCATTCATTTCTTACCCGTGAATTGCCGCTGAAAGCTTTCCGAAATCCGCCAATGGAAGTAGCTGAACTGGCATCTATGAGCATGGAACTACTGTCAATGGATCATTGGGACGTGTTCTTTACGAATCCGGATGAATTGCGACGTGCTAAACTCCAGCATCTCGAATCCATTATCGAGACATTGCCCTGGGTAGCGACAATCGATAAATTTCAGCACTGGATTTACGAAAATCCAACCCATACTACTGCGGACCGGCGCGAAAACTGGCTGACGATTTACGAAAAATTTGCCGATAATGTTGTTGATTGGTCAGGTCTTGAGAAGCTGAAAGAATATGTATGGCAGCGCCAACTGCATTTATACGAAGTCCCGTTTTATTACATCGAATATGGTATCGCTCAGTTGGGGGCCATTGGTGTCTGGCGGAACTACCGGCGCGACCCAGAAGCGGGTTTGGCGGGCTATAAAAATGCATTAAGCCTGGGTTATAAAGCACCCATTCGCGAGATCTACGCAGCCGCTAATGTACCTTTCGATTTCTCTCGTGAGCACATTCGGGAGTTGATGGAATTTGTCTGGGAAGAGATCGAGACGCTCAAGAAGTAA